The Gammaproteobacteria bacterium genome includes the window CGGCGGGCGGGCCGATACGGCCCTCGGTGCTCACCGCCTGGCCGCTCCAGGTGCCGTTAAAAAAGCCGGGAACCTCGGTAACCGAGCCCGGCTCATTGATCAGGGAATCCATGGCCTGACTGCCGTCGTGGCAGGACAGGCAGGCCACCGACACCGAGCCCACGGGCTCTATGGCGGCGTCCAGGGTGGTGGTTCCCAGTTGGTCGTAGGTTTCAAAACCGGTGGGGTCGATGTGACGGTTCCAGAGGGGGACGGCGGCGCTGGCATCGCCTCCGTGGGGGGTGTGGCAGAACACGCAGATTTCCCGCGTGCCGCTGGTGTTGCTGGCCGCGTTGAGCCCGTCCGCGCTCAGATTGTGCTTGGTGTTGAAGACACCGGCCACGGCCTGCCCCCCCAGCAGCACGAGCACCAGACTCAGACTTACCTTGCTCAGCGCTAACCCCCGCGCTGCCCTCATATCACCTCTCCCCCGAGGGAACATTAAGTCAGACAGATTCTGTCAATTTCATGCGCCCGTGACAAGCACTAATGGAATCTCTTCGCGAAAAAACTTGTCATCCCCCGCCACGCAGAACTGAAGCAGCATCACCGGCCGCTGAGCCGGGCCGGGGGGGAGCGCCACGGCACAACAGGGCGCTGGCCCGTGTCCCCTGCCCCCCCGGACACTACCCTGCGGACCCCGGCCGGCCACCGTCCGGGCAAAGCCGGCGCCCCGCAATATTAACTACTTGGAAGCCAGCGCGTGCTTGAGGCCGAAGGCGATGACGCTGACGTCCGCCCCGGCCGGCCCCGCCTTGAGCTGATCCAGGCCATAGCTGGCGTTGCGGTCGTTGCTGGTCATGGCATAGGTCAGGTACAAATCCGTGTTGGCGCTGAGTTCTTTCCACACGCCCAGGGCGTAGTGTTCGGCGCCACTGCTGGCGGTGCCGCCCAGGTCGTCCAACATGCCGTAAGCGGCCTTGAGGGTCCAGGTGCCCAGGCGCTGGGAAACATTCAGATACCAGGCGTCACGATCGTTGCCCTTGCCGCCACCGTCCAGGGACTCCCACACCAGGCCCACCTTGGTGACATCGGCGAAGGTGTATGAACCGCCCAGCTTCACCGCCGTATCATCATCCCCGCCGGCACCCTGCTGATTGAAGGACTCGTAGCCGGCCCCCAGATACAAACCGGCGATCTTGAACGTGGCGCCGATGCTGTAGCCGTCGTCATCCACGCCGTCCCGGGTCTCGTCGAAGATATACGCCACCATGCCCTGGAAACCGCCCAGTTCGGGGGTGCGGTAAAACAAGGTGTTGGCGGCGCGGGTGTCGTGATCGTTGGTGCTGCCTTCGTTTTCCCCGATCACCGCATTGTAGTCGCTGGGGCTGTTGGAAAAGATGTCCAGCTTGGCGGTGGACTGCTTGTAAGGGCTGTCATACTTGCCGGCGAGCACGGCGCCAAAAACCCCTTCCAGACCCAGGAAAGTATTGCGGGCTTTGATACCGAAGTTGTCAGTACCATTGCTTTGAACCCCGGTATCGAAATCCAATTGCGTCTCGATCTGCCAGATCGCCTTAACACCGTTCCCGAACTCTTCATCGCCGTACACGCGAAAACGGGTTTTGTTGCTGTGCAGCCCGAGGCCGTCACCGTCGGGCGCGCCATTGTCCGAGCTGTTGATGGACAGGTCCACCACGCCCTTGACGCCCACGTCCGCCTGCGCCGCCCCACTCAGACCCAGGGCCACCGCCACGGCGGCCACACACAGATTCCTGCTCATCAAAAAAACCTCCCTCATTCCCCGTTTTTAAAAAAACCCCACACCGCCAGCATCCATCCGCCTGAAGAGCAGGTCAAACCCGCCCCCCAAACCGACGCGACACCGCAGCCTTCAAGTTAACAGAAATGTAACAAAGGCGGTAAATCTACAACAGCACCCGTACCGAAACAACACTTCGTTTCATGGGTGAACCGCCAACCATGCCCCGTCATAAAAAAAGCCGGGCGCAGCCCGGCTTTCTTTGATGTTGGGAACGTATCGGAAAACGCTTAGAATGTGCCGATAATCTCCAGCTGGACGACGTCGCCATCACCAGCGTCGGCACCGCCAAACCCAGCGGTATTGTCGTTGTTACGCCATTCCAACAGCACGCTCAGATTGTCGGCCACGTTGTAGTAACCCGCCAAGGTGGTTGCCGTGGTATCATCGGTACCAGCTGCTTCAAAGCTCATGGTCTCCCAGCGAGCGGTCACTCCACC containing:
- a CDS encoding porin, whose protein sequence is MREVFLMSRNLCVAAVAVALGLSGAAQADVGVKGVVDLSINSSDNGAPDGDGLGLHSNKTRFRVYGDEEFGNGVKAIWQIETQLDFDTGVQSNGTDNFGIKARNTFLGLEGVFGAVLAGKYDSPYKQSTAKLDIFSNSPSDYNAVIGENEGSTNDHDTRAANTLFYRTPELGGFQGMVAYIFDETRDGVDDDGYSIGATFKIAGLYLGAGYESFNQQGAGGDDDTAVKLGGSYTFADVTKVGLVWESLDGGGKGNDRDAWYLNVSQRLGTWTLKAAYGMLDDLGGTASSGAEHYALGVWKELSANTDLYLTYAMTSNDRNASYGLDQLKAGPAGADVSVIAFGLKHALASK